The window CTGGTCCTGCACGTCTTTGCCGGGGCCGATGCCAGTTTCGACCTGTACGAAGATGACGGCACGTCGATGGGCTTTGATCGCGGCGAGTTCGCCCGCACGCCGATCCGCTGGGATGACAAGGCGGGGACGCTGACCATCGGTGCGCGTCAGGGCAGCTATCCCGGCATGGCGGGCAAGCGCGGAATTTCCGTCCGCGTCTATCGGCCGGGCGGGACGATTGCGCCCAGCTTCGAGGCGGGATCGGTGCAGGTCGTCTATGATGGCAAGGCGGTGACTTTGGGGCCGGATCGTCTGAAATGACCTGGCGCTGGAGCCGCCGGCGGATGTTGTCGGCGCTGGGCGCGCTGATCGGCTCGGCTGCGGCTCCGGTGGTGCGGGCTGCATCCGCCGTCACGGGCGGCACGCGGGCGATCGACCTTGACCTGCGCCGCGCGGGCAAGCCGATGGACCGGTTTTTCGATTACATGGTCGGATCGGATTATCCCGGCACGCTGATCCGCGACGACAGCATGGCGCAGCTCAAGACCGCAGTCGAGGAACTGGGGTTCCGGACCATCCGCTTTCACGCCCTGTTCCACGATGTCCTGAAAACGGTGCAGGTCCGGGACGGGCGGATCGTTTACGACTGGTCGGGGATCGACCGGCTGTACGACGGCCTGATTGCGCGGAACATCCGGCCCTTTGTCGAACTGGGTTTCACGCCGGAGGCGATGAAGACATCGGATCAGCAGATCTTCTGGTGGAAGGGGAATACCAGCCATCCTCAGGATGGGCCATGGGCCGCGCTGGTCGATGCGTTCGTTCGGCACTGCCGCGAACGGTACGGCGTGGCAGAGGTTCGCCGCTGGCATTTCGAATTCTGGAACGAACCCAATCTGGACGGCTTTTTCGAGCGCGCGGATCAGGCCGCCTATTTCCGCCTCTATGCCCTGACCGCGCGGACCATCAAGGCGATCGACCCTGCGCTGCCGGTTGGCGGGCCAGCCACGGCGGGCGCTGCCTGGGTGCCGGAATTCCTTGCCTATTGCCACGCCAACACGGTGCCGGTCGATTTCGTGACGACGCACACCTATGGCGTGGACGGCGGATTTCTGGACGAAGAGGGCAAGCAGGATACCAAGCTGTCCCCATCGCCGGATGCCGTCATCGGCGATATCCGCAAGGTGCGGGCAGAGATCGAGGCATCGGCCTATCCCGGCCTGCCGCTGTATTTCACCGAATGGTCGACCAGCTACACGCCGCGCGACTTCGTCCACGACAGCTATGTCAGCGGGGCCTATGTCCTCACCAAGCTGAAACAGGCCGAGGGACTGCTTCAGGGCATGAGCTACTGGGCCTATACCGACCTGTTCGAAGAGCCGGGTCCGCCGCCCACGCCCTTTCATGGCGGCTTTGGCTTGATGAACCGCGAATCCATCCGAAAGCCGGTCTGGTTCGCCTATAAATATCTGAACGCCGTGCGCGGGCGCGTGCTGCCCAGCACGGACGATCAGATCTGGGCAGCGACCGAGAATGGCCGGGTCGCCGCACTGGTCTGGGCTTTTCGCCAGCCGGATCAGGCGCTCAGCAACAAGCCGTTTTTCAGCCGGATCGTTCAGGCATTGCCCGACCGGACGGTCGTGCTGCGCGTCGCCGGGATGCGACCGGGCCGATATCGGATGCGGCTGCACCGAACCGGCTTTCGCGCCAATGACGCCTTTTCGGCCTATATCGACCTTGGCCTGCCGGACAGCCTGTCGGCGGATCAGATCGCGCGGATGCGGGCGCTGACCGCCGACACGCCGGAGCGGCAGGCGATGGTCACCATCGGCATGGACGGCACATGGATGGGCAGCATCCCGATGCGCAGCAACGACATGGTGCTGGCGGTGCTGGACCCGGTCAGCTGACCCCTGCGGCCTGATCCACGCACACCGCGTCGATCCCCTGCCAGATCGCGGCAAGATCAGCATCGTCGATGCAATAGGGCGGCATGACATAGAGGGTGTTGCCAAGCGGCCGGATCAGCAGGTTGCGGGCGCGGAATGCGGCCAGCAGGCGCGGGGCGATATCCGCCAGATAACCATCGCCGCTCTGGCCGAATTCGAACGCAGCAATGGTGCCGATGCTGCGCGCATTGTGCGCCCATGGCCGTGCGGCAATCCGGTCCAGCCAGTCCCGTTGCCGCCGCCCAAGATCGGCCACACGGTCCAGCACCGGTTCGTCGCGCCAGACGGCCAGATTGGCGGCTGCGGCGGCGCAGGCGATGGGATTGGCGGTGTAGCTGGATGAATGAAAGAACATCCGCCCCCGGTCGGTCGACAGATGCGCCGCGTAAATCCGTTCGCTCGCCATGGTGACGGCCAGCGGCACGGCCCCGCCGGTCAGCCCCTTGGACAGGCACAGAATGTCCGGCACCACGCCCGCCTGTTCACAGGCCAGCAGCGTGCCGGTGCGGCCCCAGGCGGTCATCACCTCGTCCGCGATGAACAGCACGTCGTGCGCTGCGCAGATACGTGCCATTTCGGCGAGAATGGCGGGCGGATAGGTCAGCATCCCCCCCGCACCCAGCAGCAGCGGTTCGACGATCAATGCAGCGGGACGTTCGCGGCACGCCGCCGTCAGCGCATCCAGCGTCGCCTGCTCGCGTCCCGCGGCCGGAAAGGGCAGGGTGCCGACATCGAACAGCAACGGTTGATAGGCGCGGTTGAACACGCCGCGCGCGCCCACCGACATGGCCCCGATGGTATCGCCATGATAGCTGTGTTCCAGCACCAGGATGCGGTCGCGCGGCTGGCCGATGTTCAACCAGTATCCCAGCGCCATTTTCAGCGCGACCTCGACCGCCGTCGATCCGCTGTCCGAAAAGAAGGTGCGGGTCA of the Sphingomonas sp. BGYR3 genome contains:
- a CDS encoding adenosylmethionine--8-amino-7-oxononanoate transaminase, with the protein product MSHIWHPFTQHGLNEPIPEIVRTEGAALYTRDGRRIVDGISSWWVTTHGHSHPRIMAAIAEAAGQMDQIIFAGWTHPHAEAVATGLHAMMPDSLTRTFFSDSGSTAVEVALKMALGYWLNIGQPRDRILVLEHSYHGDTIGAMSVGARGVFNRAYQPLLFDVGTLPFPAAGREQATLDALTAACRERPAALIVEPLLLGAGGMLTYPPAILAEMARICAAHDVLFIADEVMTAWGRTGTLLACEQAGVVPDILCLSKGLTGGAVPLAVTMASERIYAAHLSTDRGRMFFHSSSYTANPIACAAAAANLAVWRDEPVLDRVADLGRRQRDWLDRIAARPWAHNARSIGTIAAFEFGQSGDGYLADIAPRLLAAFRARNLLIRPLGNTLYVMPPYCIDDADLAAIWQGIDAVCVDQAAGVS
- a CDS encoding beta-xylosidase, with product MTWRWSRRRMLSALGALIGSAAAPVVRAASAVTGGTRAIDLDLRRAGKPMDRFFDYMVGSDYPGTLIRDDSMAQLKTAVEELGFRTIRFHALFHDVLKTVQVRDGRIVYDWSGIDRLYDGLIARNIRPFVELGFTPEAMKTSDQQIFWWKGNTSHPQDGPWAALVDAFVRHCRERYGVAEVRRWHFEFWNEPNLDGFFERADQAAYFRLYALTARTIKAIDPALPVGGPATAGAAWVPEFLAYCHANTVPVDFVTTHTYGVDGGFLDEEGKQDTKLSPSPDAVIGDIRKVRAEIEASAYPGLPLYFTEWSTSYTPRDFVHDSYVSGAYVLTKLKQAEGLLQGMSYWAYTDLFEEPGPPPTPFHGGFGLMNRESIRKPVWFAYKYLNAVRGRVLPSTDDQIWAATENGRVAALVWAFRQPDQALSNKPFFSRIVQALPDRTVVLRVAGMRPGRYRMRLHRTGFRANDAFSAYIDLGLPDSLSADQIARMRALTADTPERQAMVTIGMDGTWMGSIPMRSNDMVLAVLDPVS